The following are encoded together in the Juglans microcarpa x Juglans regia isolate MS1-56 chromosome 2D, Jm3101_v1.0, whole genome shotgun sequence genome:
- the LOC121248829 gene encoding U-box domain-containing protein 4, with product MECAGDSHGTDTNPDGGNTPQQGSFSSPSPAVDRALQLIQSDDADGKLQAAREIRRLTKTSHRCRRQLSQAVKPLVSMLRADYPGFHEPALLALLNLAVKDEKNKISIVEAGALEPVINFLKSQDINLQEYATASLLTLSASGANKPIISSSGAIPPLVEILGHGRPQAKADAVMALSNLSTHPDNPHIILETKPIPSIVSLLKTCKKSSKTAEKCSALIESLVGFDEGRTALTSEEGGVLAVVEVLENGSLQSREHAVGALLTMCQSDRCKYREPILREGVIPGLLELTVQGTPKSQSKAQMLLQLLRDSPYARSELQADTLENIVCNIISQIDGDDQSGKAKKMLAEMVQVSMEQSLRHLQRRALVCTPTDLPIANCTSEVPSK from the exons ATGGAGTGCGCTGGAGATAGCCACGGAACCGACACGAATCCCGACGGCGGCAACACTCCCCAGCAAGGGTCTTTCTCGTCCCCGTCCCCTGCCGTCGACCGCGCACTCCAGCTCATCCAATCGGACGACGCCGACGGCAAACTCCAGGCAGCCCGCGAGATCCGGCGGCTCACCAAGACCTCCCACCGCTGCCGCCGCCAGCTCTCCCAGGCTGTAAAGCCGCTCGTGTCCATGCTCCGAGCAGACTACCCCGGCTTCCACGAGCCCGCTCTCCTCGCCCTTCTCAACCTTGCCGTCAAAGATGAGAA GAATAAGATCAGCATAGTGGAAGCTGGCGCTTTAGAACCCGTAATTAATTTCCTCAAGTCACAGGATATAAATCTACAGGAGTATGCAACTGCATCTTTGCTTACTTTGTCTGCTTCGGGCGCCAATAAGCCGATTATAAGTTCCTCTGGTGCCATTCCTCCACTTGTGGAAATCCTTGGACATGGAAGGCCACAAGCCAAGGCTGATGCTGTAATGGCCCTTTCCAATCTCTCAACGCACCCCGATAATCCTCATATCATTCTTGAAACAAAACCCATTCCTTCAATAGTTAGTTTGCTTAAAACCtgtaaaaaatcttcaaaaactgCTGAAAAATGCAGTGCTCTTATAGAATCTTTAGTGGGGTTCGATGAGGGCAGGACTGCCTTGACATCTGAAGAAGGTGGAGTGCTTGCAGTTGTTGAGGTGCTTGAAAATGGCTCTCTCCAAAGTCGGGAGCATGCAGTTGGAGCATTGCTGACAATGTGTCAGAGTGACCGATGCAAATATAGGGAACCAATTCTTAGAGAGGGCGTAATACCTGGACTTCTTGAGCTCACTGTTCAAGGAACACCCAAATCTCAGTCCAAAGCTCAAATGCTCTTGCAGTTACTGAGAGACTCTCCATATGCAAGATCTGAGCTTCAAGCTGACACGCTGGAGAATATAGTATGCAACATAATCTCTCAAATTGATGGAGACGATCAATCCGGTAAAGCAAAGAAGATGCTAGCTGAGATGGTGCAAGTTAGTATGGAGCAGAGTTTGAGGCACTTACAACGAAGGGCTCTAGTATGCACACCAACTGATCTGCCTATTGCTAATTGTACTTCCGAAGTTCCTTCAAAAtga